In a genomic window of Phyllostomus discolor isolate MPI-MPIP mPhyDis1 chromosome 5, mPhyDis1.pri.v3, whole genome shotgun sequence:
- the MKI67 gene encoding proliferation marker protein Ki-67 produces MGPAGRLVTIRRSGADGAHFPLSLRSCLFGRGVECDIRIQLPVVSRQHCKIEVGEQAVLFNLSSANPTQVNGAPIDGPVRLKHGDVITVIDRSFRYEDDRHQSGSASASAEFPGQAPQPTPGETEAAVSNSVPSVGSLAQRVESPELVSCFLIHCQDGEAEGRGAARSQLTEEGASGEPPARSGGAGAARAVSRSSGGPAARSTPDGRRSEPLRDNRRHAAGSLAGGLGEGARGTLVSRNGGAEALPLPWALEKGGEKESPFRKLYESMKEKLDVKSEKENVLQSGRKSGSRGHCAADFESAGGSWGEMLRQGSPGCRRRSRRSSQTKAVPAPGQREEEKASEGPGPTLEATESPSVPPRETMEASTPVQSRRNSSPKRRSGGQSSVQGSEPANPEWSAAFTPKELFPGHGTPASGEGADGLRNTPEKASSRKRRSSLPAKVDIVAAEAETPKPAALTPLLVPVERKGPGGSLGPPQPRRATAGPPGLGSTGVGDWDESIYKVDGVPLKTRRVSFGGHLRPELFDENLPPNTPLKRGETPTKRRSLVPHAPAVLKKIIKGQPQESGKGDSSEIRLEVTTQDVSASSPAGRPTRSSSGANDGRRRSSKPPAWSGSQSPRQTEAPKRGGRRSSGGAPAQRAAAERGQQGLLQMIQSRRRSGASEANLIVAKSWADIVKLSAKQTQAKAVKRGPPRQPSKRQRRAKTPKKPAGRVYSEFSTGHANSPCTIVIGKAHVEKVTVPARPYRMLNNLVFDKKIDFNEDLSGLTEMFKTPAKEKPKKMSLCPTTFSSSEGLLGQQVQGPESEEKPPLRAPAKSATYARPHSLTQVTVSFSVHGSQYNTGRRIFLLSVLLLFIGENVSPNAQNVPEELLDKKSASPALRRQYMTVNKIMKTPPSETEPSKAASSVNRPRRSAGLRSTPVPGTECEQEDPELDTVESISGRGLGKSPGQAWLAEREMKESEGAFATWNGNLEPKENSEKKTVARRSRRSSELKGTPRADVIATKRPQEMESTEDLLGTHSLLQTPGHAEAPVGVEHGATGMCTRSPKPEPVGTPAKETGQIKTPSRSVRAEALSALGKPAPTPGGTEHTHTEPAGADESMKASQKFSEQQQDSADHVIGSRRRSRTPKRKPQPIEDLAGLKQLFQTPKHTVETATDEKTMKIPSKSPKPEPVSTPTSTKRRLRTPLGKVDGEGELSALGGPTPTPGRITRSPRAPAGDDEDITALTRTPEQKLDSAEQVTGSRRRSRTPKRKAEPTEDLTGFRELFQTPSHAFETVTEVKTVKIPSKSPKPEPFSTPTSTKRRLRTPVDTVDVEGQLSALREPTPTPGESTHFSGEPAGDDEDITALKETPEQKLDSAEQVTGSRRRSRTPKRKAEPTEDLAGLKELFQTPNHVVETLTNNKATKILSKSPKPEPVSTLTSTKRRLRTPLGKVEGELSALREPTPTPGESMRSAREPEGDADDIGALKGTPEQQRDSSGHVSGSRRRSRTPKRKVEPTEDLNGFKELFQTPNHVVGPVTEDITMKTPSKSPKPEPVGTPSSTKRRLRTPVGKVDTEEEFLALRGPTPTPGRLACSPRAPAGDDEDITALMGTPEQKLDSAKQVTGSRRRSRTPKRKAEPTEDLAGLKELFQTPNHVVETLTNNKATKILSKSPKPEPVSTPTSTKRRLRTPVGTVDVEGELSALREPTPTPEESTHSAGEPEGDADDIRVLKGTPEQKRDSAEHVTGSRRRSRTPTRVNQPTEDLAGLKELFQTPQHTVESMIEDKATDVPCKSAQAKPAVVPTGRTRRLRAPAGKAAVRGELSALQSPARASGRTTRSHRELEGGDKDMKLFKEPPEQKLRPAENVPASKRKPRTRKEKAQIAADPASLQELSRTPDHTEDPVAVADSAEMPSGSPQAEAVVMPARTRRQLRAPPRTVAVQEEPSALRRPTGTSGKTTRLHREQEGADKDMKLFKESPEQKLDPAEDVPASKRKPRTRKEKAQIPADPASLQELSRTPDRTEDPVAVADSAEMPSGSPQAEAVVMPARTRRQLRAPPRTVAVQEEPTALRRPTGTSGKTTQSHRKPVDGAEDTEVCQGPPRREPGPVGTAVGSGRQLRSRPGKAQPPHSPAGSRRLLRSPARDEELGTDAAGLTRTSTQAPDQSKPETTSRRTRRARDEKPSQEPVDSRDPEKAPSESSVALSPKRKREDGSCAGARRLRLRTRAQDPAEETPPPQKRLRTAPREQQCAPPEPSEPKRGRRVLREVIEPVDDLPSANGKTKNKGRKEDVASPDKGVSLRSGLPNKTRGAEQRPELPVAAEKGQRKRNEKKPGKSSQEVEIQNLEGGARSSAPGDKVHERRMSPRPGRRGAVPVPRGAEEKAQASSVETRGATQEEKGGAPRPGVIRLRSRKVAVPPAGDALESQPKQRATRSAKRPVEDANKSPEGGTPALTSPHRAAGPRKRGDGSAAGLGRFEGAGVAAAEALRWLTFFTG; encoded by the exons GGGTGTGGAGTGCGACATCCGCATCCAGCTTCCGGTGGTGTCCAGGCAGCACTGCAAGATCGAAGTGGGCGAGCAG GCAGTCTTGTTTAACCTCAGTTCCGCGAACCCCACGCAGGTGAACGGAGCCCCCATCGACGGGCCCGTGCGGCTGAAGCATGGCGACGTGATCACCGTCATTGACCGCTCTTTCAG GTATGAAGACGACCGTCACCAGAGCGGAAGCGCGTCGGCGTCGGCTGAGTTTCCAGGACAG GCCCCACAGCCGACTCCTGGTGAAACCGAGGCTGCGGTCAGTAACTCGGTGCCCTCGGTGGGTTCTCTGGCGCAGCGTGTGG AAAGCCCTGAACTTGTCTCTTGTTTCCTAATTCACTGTCAAGATGGCGAAGCTGAAGGTCGCGGCGCTGCCCGCTCACAGCTCACGGAAGAAGGCGCTTCGGGAGAGCCCCCGGCACGCTCGGGGGGCGCCGGGGCGGCCCGCGCCGTCTCGCGCAGCTCCGGGGGCCCTGCTGCCAGGAGCACCCCCGATGGGCGTCGCTCAGAACCCCTCAGGGACAACCGCAGACACGCAGCGGgatccctggctgggggcctCGGCGAGGGGGCCCGCGGGACCTTGGTGAGCAGGAACGGAGGAGCCGAGGCCCTGCCCTTGCCGTGGGCCCTTGAGAAGGGTGGAGAGAAAGAGTCTCCCTTTAGGAAGCTTTATGAGTCCATGAAGGAAAAGTTAGACGTGAAATCAGAAAAAGAGAATGTTCTCCAGAGTGGCAGAAAATCGGGGTCCCGGGGTCACTGCGCAGCCGACTTCGAAAGTGCTGGTGGTTCGTGGGGTGAGATGCTGCGACAGGGCTCCCCCGGGTGCCGGCGGAGGTCCCGGCGGAGCTCCCAAACCAAGGCCGTCCCTGCCCCGGGACAgcgagaggaagagaaagcaagcgaggggcctggccccactcTCGAGGCCACCGAGAGTCCCAGCGTGCCCCCCAGGGAGACCATGGAAGCCAGCACCCCCGTCCAATCTCGCCGAAACTCCTCGCCAAAGCGCCGGAGCGGGGGCCAGAGCAGCGTCCAAGGGAGTGAGCCCGCAAACCCGGAGTGGAGTGCAGCCTTCACCCCGAAGGAGCTCTTCCCCGGGCACGGGACGCCCGCCTCGGGTGAAGGTGCCGACGGCCTCAGAAACACACCGGAGAAGGCCTCTTCCAGAAAGAGGCGGAGCAGCCTCCCCGCAAAGGTCGACATTGTTGCTGCAGAAGCAGAGACTCCAAAGCCAGCGGCGCTCACCCCGTTGCTGGTCCCCGTGGAGAGGAAGGGGCCAGGCGGCTCGCTCGGGCCGCCCCAGCCGCGGCGCGCCACAGCTGGCCCCCCCGGCCTCGGTTCCACTGGCGTCGGCGACTGGGACGAGTCCATTT ACAAGGTGGACGGGGTGCCCTTGAAGACACGGCGGGTCTCCTTTGGGGGCCACCTGAGACCCGAATTATTCGATGAAAACTTACCTCCTAACACGCCTCTCAAGAGAGGAGAGACACCCACAAAGAGGAGGTCTCTTGTGCCCCACGCTCCAGCTGTCCTCAAGAAAATCATCAAG GGACAGCCCCAGGAGTCAGGGAAAGGAGACTCTTCGGAAATCCGCCTGGAGGTGACCACACAAGACGTGTCTGCGAGCTCCCCAGCGGGCCGTCCTACAAGATCGTCTTCAGGGGCAAATGACGGTCGCCGGAGGTCGTCCAAGCCACCAGCCTGGAGCGGCAGCCAGTCGCCGCGGCAGACAGAGGCCCCTAAGCGGGGCGGGCGGAGGAGCAGCGGCGGCGCGCCTGCTCAGAGGGCCGCCGCGGAGCGCGGCCAGCAGGGCCTCCTCCAGATGATCCAGTCCCGGCGGAGGAGCGGGGCCTCGGAGGCCAATCTGATCG TGGCGAAGTCCTGGGCAGACATAGTGAAGCTCAGCGCCAAACAGACACAAGCGAAGGCCGTGAAACGCGGGCCTCCGAGACAGCCGAGCAAGAGGCAGAGGAGAGCTAAAACCCCGAAG AAGCCCGCGGGCCGCGTGTACAGTGAGTTCAGTACCGGCCACGCCAACTCCCCCTGCACCATCGTGATAGGGAAGGCGCACGTGGAGAAGGTGACTGTGCCCGCGCGGCCCTACAGAATGCTGAACAACCTGGTGTTCGACAAGAAAATCGACTTCAACGAGGACCTTTCAG GGCTAACTGAAATGTTCAAGACCCCAGCGAAAGAGAAGCCGAAGAAGATGAGCTTATGTCCCACCACCTTTTCCAGTTCGGAGGGTTTGCTCGGACAACAGGTCCAGGGCCCCGAGTCAGAAGAGAAACCTCCGCTCCGCGCCCCGGCCAAGTCTG CCACCTATGCACGGCCCCACTCGCTAACACAAGTAACAGTATCCTTCAGTGTGCACGGGTCTCAG TACAACACAGGGAGGAGAATATTCTTACTGTCtgtgcttttactttttataggAGAGAACGTGTCCCCCAATGCTCAGAATGTGCCAGAAGAGCTGTTGGATAAAAAGTCTGCAAGCCCCGCCCTGAGAAGACAGTATATGACAGTGAATAAAATCATGAAAACTCCGCCCTCTGAGACAGAGCCTTCGAAGGCAGCATCCAGTGTGAACAGACCCAGGAGGTCCGCAGGGCTCAGGAGCACCCCGGTGCCGGGCACAGAGTGTGAGCAGGAAGACCCAGAGTTGGACACTGTCGAGAGCATCTCGGGAAGAGGTCTGGGGAAATCGCCAGGACAGGCATGGCTcgcagagagagagatgaaggagaGCGAAGGCGCCTTTGCGACATGGAATGGAAACTTGGAACCGAAAGAAAACTCTGAAAAGAAGACAGTTGCGAGGAGATCAAGAAGATCGTCGGAGCTGAAAGGCACACCAAGAGCAGATGTGATCGCCACGAAGAGACCACAAGAGATGGAATCCACGGAAGACCTGCTGGGCACCCACAGCCTTCTCCAAACCCCAGGTCACGCCGAGGCACCAGTGGGTGTGGAGCACGGAGCCACAGGGATGTGCACCAGATCCCCGAAACCAGAACCAGTCGGCACGCCAGCCAAGGAGACCGGGCAGATCAAGACGCCTTCCCGGAGTGTGCGTGCAGAAGCGCTCTCCGCGCTCGGGAAGCCCGCACCGACCCCAGGGGGTaccgagcacacacacacagaaccagcGGGTGCTGACGAGAGCATGAAAGCATCACAGAAGTTTTCAGAACAGCAACAGGACTCAGCAGACCATGTGATTGGAAGTAGGAGGAGGTCAAGGACACCCAAGAGGAAGCCCCAACCCATAGAAGACCTGGCTGGCTTGAAACAACTCTTCCAAACACCTAAACACACGGTGGAAACAGCGACTGATGAGAAAACCATGAAAATACCCAGCAAATCTCCAAAACCAGAGCCAGTCAGCACACCAACCAGCACAAAGAGACGTCTCAGGACACCTCTGGGGAAAGTGGACGGGGAGGGAGAGCTCTCGGCCCTCGGGGGGCCCACTCCCACACCAGGGAGGATCACACGCTCTCCCAGAGCCCCAGCAGGTGATGATGAAGATATCACAGCATTGACGAGAACTCCGGAACAGAAATTGGACTCAGCCGAACAGGTAACCGGAAGCAGAAGGAGGTCAAGGACACCCAAGAGGAAGGCTGAACCCACAGAAGACCTGACCGGCTTCAGAGAACTCTTCCAAACACCCAGTCATGCTTTTGAAACAGTGACTGAGGTCAAAACCGTGAAAATACCCAGCAAATCTCCAAAACCGGAACCATTCAGCACCCCGACCAGCACAAAGAGACGTCTCAGGACACCTGTGGACACAGTGGACGTGGAGGGACAGCTCTCGGCCCTCAGGGAGCCCACACCCACGCCAGGGGAAAGCACACACTTTTCTGGAGAACCAG CAGGTGATGATGAAGATATCACAGCATTGAAGGAAACTCCGGAACAGAAATTGGACTCAGCCGAACAGGTAACCGGAAGCAGAAGGAGGTCAAGGACACCCAAGAGGAAGGCTGAACCCACAGAAGACCTGGCTGGCTTGAAAGAGCTCTTCCAAACACCCAATCACGTTGTCGAAACACTGACTAACAACAAAGCTACCAAGATACTTAGCAAATCTCCAAAACCAGAACCAGTCAGCACCCTGACCAGCACAAAGAGACGTCTCAGGACACCTCTGGGGAAAGTGGAGGGAGAGCTCTCGGCCCTCAGGGAGCCTACACCCACGCCAGGGGAAAGCATGCGCTCTGCCAGAGAACCGGAAGGTGATGCTGACGATATCGGAGCATTGAAGGGAACTCCGGAACAGCAACGGGACTCATCTGGGCATGTATCCGGAAGCAGAAGGAGGTCACGGACACCCAAGAGGAAGGTTGAACCCACAGAAGACCTGAACGGTTTCAAAGAGCTCTTCCAAACACCAAATCATGTAGTAGGACCCGTGACTGAGGACATAACCATGAAAACACCCAGCAAATCTCCGAAACCAGAACCAGTCGGCAC ACCATCCAGCACAAAGAGACGTCTCAGGACGCCTGTGGGCAAAGTGGACACAGAAGAAGAGTTCTTGGCCCTCAGGGGGCCCACACCAACACCAGGGAGACTCGCATGCTCTCCCAGAGCCCCAGCAGGTGATGATGAAGATATCACAGCATTGATGGGAACTCCGGAACAGAAATTGGACTCAGCCAAACAGGTAACCGGAAGCAGAAGGAGGTCAAGGACACCCAAGAGGAAGGCTGAACCCACAGAAGACCTGGCTGGCTTGAAAGAGCTCTTCCAAACACCCAATCACGTCGTCGAAACACTGACTAACAACAAAGCTACCAAGATACTTAGCAAATCTCCAAAACCGGAACCAGTCAGCACTCCGACCAGCACAAAGAGACGTCTCAGGACACCTGTGGGCACAGTGGACGTGGAGGGAGAGCTCTCGGCCCTCAGGGAGCCCACACCCACGCCAGAGGAAAGCACGCACTCTGCCGGAGAACCGGAAGGTGATGCTGACGATATCAGAGTGTTGAAGGGAACTCCGGAACAGAAACGGGACTCAGCCGAACATGTAACCGGAAGCAGAAGGAGGTCAAGGACACCCACGAGAGTGAATCAGCCCACAGAAGACCTGGCTGGTCTCAAGGAGCTCTTCCAAACACCACAACACACAGTAGAATCAATGATTGAGGACAAAGCCACCGACGTGCCCTGCAAATCTGCACAAGCGAAACCAGCTGTCGTGCCCACTGGCAGAACCCGGCGGCTCAGGGCACCCGCAGGGAAGGCAGCCGTCAGAGGTGAACTCTCAGCCCTCCAGAGCCCTGCACGGGCATCTGGGAGAACCACCCGGTCGCACAGAGAACTGGAAGGTGGGGATAAGGATATGAAATTGTTTAAGGAACCCCCAGAACAGAAACTGCGCCCTGCAGAAAACGTACCTGCAAGCAAGAGGAAGCCAAGAACACGTAAGGAAAAGGCCCAGATTGCAGCAGACCCGGCCAGCCTTCAAGAGCTCTCAAGAACCCCAGATCACACAGAGGACCCAGTGGCTGTGGCCGACAGCGCTGAAATGCCCTCCGGATCCCCACAGGCGGAAGCAGTGGTCATGCCAGCAAGGACAAGGAGGCAGCTCAGGGCCCCTCCGAGGACAGTGGCCGTGCAGGAAGAGCCCTCAGCCCTCAGGAGGCCCACGGGGACATCAGGGAAAACCACGCGGTTGCACAGGGAACAAGAGGGAGCAGATAAGGATATGAAATTGTTTAAGGAATCCCCAGAACAGAAACTAGACCCTGCAGAAGATGTACCTGCAAGCAAGAGGAAGCCAAGAACACGTAAGGAAAAGGCCCAGATTCCAGCAGACCCGGCCAGCCTTCAAGAGCTCTCGAGAACCCCAGATCGCACAGAGGACCCAGTGGCTGTGGCCGACAGCGCTGAAATGCCCTCCGGATCCCCACAGGCGGAAGCAGTGGTCATGCCAGCAAGGACAAGGAGGCAGCTCAGGGCCCCTCCGAGGACAGTGGCCGTGCAGGAAGAGCCCACAGCCCTCAGGAGGCCCACGGGGACATCAGGGAAAACCACGCAGTCGCACAGAAAACCTGTAGACGGTGCCGAAGACACCGAAGTGTGCCAGGGACCCCCAAGGCGGGAGCCAGGCCCTGTGGGAACCGCCGTGGGCAGCGGACGGCAGCTGAGATCGAGGCCGGGGAAGGCCCAGCCCCCGCACAGCCCGGCCGGCAGCAGACGGCTCCTGCGAAGCCCGGCTCGAGACGAGGAACTGGGCACAGACGCTGCGGGCCTTACGAGAACTTCAACGCAAGCACCGGACCAGAGCAAACCCGAAACAACGTCCAGAAGAACCCGTAGGGCCCGGGATGAGAAGCCCTCACAGGAGCCGGTGGACAGCAGGGACCCTGAAAAAGCACCAAGCGAGAGCAGCGTCGCCCTGTCCCCCAAGAGGAAGCGCGAAGACGGAAGCTGCGCAGGCGCGAGGAGGCTGCGGCTCAGGACCCGCGCCCAGGACCCTGCGGAGGAGACGCCGCCACCGCAGAAGAGACTGCGGACAGCCCCCAGAGAGCAGCAGTGCGCACCCCCGGAACCCTCCGAGCCGAAGAGGGGGCGCAGAGTTTTGAGAGAAGTCATTGAACCTGTGGACGACCTGCCTAGCGCCAACGGGAAAACGAAAAATAAGGGCCGAAAAGAAGACGTGGCCTCCCCAGACAAG GGAGTATCCCTGCGCTCCGGCCTCCCAAATAAAACCCgtggagcagagcagaggcctGAGCTGCCTGTAGCAGCAGAAAAGGGTCAAAGAAAGCGGAATGAAAAGAAGCCTGGGAAATCCTCCCAAGAGGTGGAGATTCAAAACCTGGAAGGTGGAGCCCGGAGTTCTGCTCCTGGGGACAAGGTGCACGAGAGGAGAATGTCCCCGAGACCTGGAAGGCGGGGTGCAGTGCCCGTGCCCCGTGGAGCCGAGGAGAAAGCTCAGGCGAGCAGCGTGGAGACCCGTGGGGCGActcaggaagagaaaggaggagcacCACGTCCAGGCGTCATCCGCCTGCGGTCCAGAAAGGTGGCGGTCCCTCCTGCCGGGGACGCCTTGGAGAGCCAGCCCAAGCAGAGAGCGACTCGGAGTGCCAAGAGACCCGTGGAAGATGCAAACAAG AGCCCCGAAGGCGGGACCCCTGCCCTCACGTCCCCGCACCGGGCGGCAGGCCCTCGGAAACGTGGGGACGGGTCAGCGGCTGGGCTCGGGCGATTCGAG ggTGCAGGGGTTGCCGCAGCTGAGGCCTTGCGGTGGCTCACCTTTTTCACTGGATGA